From the Bradyrhizobium ontarionense genome, the window CGCCAACGACTTCATCGTGCTGGAGGACAATGCGCGCACGCCGTCCGGTGTGTCCTACATGCTGGAAAACCGCGAGATCATGATGCGGCTGTTTCCGGACCTGTTCGCGCGCCACCGCGTCGCGCCGGTCGAGCGCTATCCGGACGAGCTGTTGTCGGCGCTGCGCTCGGTGGCGCCGCTCAGCGCCTCGGCCGAGCCGACGGTGGCGCTGATGACACCCGGCATCTACAATTCCGCCTACTACGAGCACTCGTTCCTGGCCGACAAGCTCGGCATCGAGCTGGTCGAGGGTCGTGACCTCATCGTCAAGAACGACGAGGTGTTCATGCGCACCACCGAAGGGCTGAAACGGGTCGACGTGATCTACCGCCGCGTCGATGACGATTTCCTCGATCCTCTCACCTTCCGCCCCGATTCGGCGCTCGGCGTCCCCGGCCTGATGGCGGCCTACGCCGCCGGCAATGTGACCCTGGCCAACGCCGTGGGCACGGGCATTGCCGACGACAAGGCGATCTATTCCTACATGCCCGACATCGTGAAGTTCTATCTGGGCGAGGAGCCGATCCTGAAGAACGTGCAGACCTGGCGCTGCCGCGAGCCGCAGGATCTCTCCTACGTGCTCGACCATCTCGGCGAGCTCGTGGTCAAGGAGGTGCACGGCTCCGGCGGCTACGGCATGCTGATCGGTCCGGCGGCCACCAAGGCGACGATCGAGGCGTTCCGCGACAAGCTGAAGCGCGAGCCCGAGGGCTTCATTGCCCAGCCGACCTTGGCGCTGTCGACCTGTCCGACCTGCGTCACCTCGGGGCTGGCGCCGCGCCATGTGGATCTGCGGCCGTTCGTGCTGACGGGGCGCGACCGCGTCACCATCGTGCCCGGCGGCCTCACCCGCGTGGCACTGAAGGAAGGCTCGCTGGTGGTGAATTCCAGCCAGGGCGGCGGCACCAAGGACACATGGGTGCTGGATGAGTAGAGGCTGCTTCAACGGGGGCGGTGCGTCCCATCTTCCTGAAGGATGGAGTGTGAGCACACATCTTGCCACACCGACGGTGCACCCTCTCCCTTTGTGGGAGAGGGTGGCGACGAGCGTCAGCTCGGCGCCGGGTGAGGGGTTCTCTCGGCATACGCAAGCGCGGATAGAGACCCCTCACCCGGCTTCGCTTCGCGAATCCACCCTCTGCCACAAGGGGAGAGGGTGGACCGAGGACGCAGCGAAGACGTGTGCTCAAATGAGCAGGGTCAGAGAGGGGGTCCACTCTCTCCGCGATTTCGCGTCCACTTTCGCGCGGAGAGAACCTCCGCCCCGCCCCAGCAAGCGTCACATGCCAAGCAGCCGATAGAAACCGCCCCATGCTCTCGCGCACCGCCGAAAACCTGTACTGGCTGGCCCGCTATGTCGAGCGCGCCGAGTACCTCGCCCGCACCATCGACGCGACCCTGCGCGTCACCGCCCTTCCCGCCGCCTATATCGGCAAGACCAACGAGTGGGAATCGGCGCTGATGACCGCTGGCGTCAATGTCAGCTTCTACGAGGTCTATGCGGAGGCCAACGAGCAGAACGTCGTCGAATATCTCTCCTTCAGCCAGTCGAACCCATCCTCGATCAGGAACTGCATCGAAGGCGCCCGTCTCAACGCCCGCTCGGTCCGCACCGCGCTGACGTCCGAGATGTGGGACACGCTCAACGGCTCCTGGATCGAGCTGCAGGAGGTGTGGAGCAAGGGCACCAAGACGCGCGAGGAACTTGCCCGCTTCCTGCGCTTCGTCCAGGAGACCTCGCTGCGCTTCGACGGTTCCGCCTACCGGACCATGCTCCGTAACGACGCCTATTGGTTCTCCCGGCTCGGCCTGCATCTGGAGCGCGCCGACAACACCGCCCGCATTCTCGACGTGAAATATCACGTGCTGCTGCCCGAGGAGGAGCATGTCGGCGGTCCGCTCGACTATTACCAGTGGACCTCGATCCTGCGCTCGGTATCGGCGCTGACGGCCTATCACTGGGTCTATCGCGAGACGCTCAAGCCCTGGCTGATCGCGGATCTCCTGATGCTCAACGACACGCTGCCGCGCTCGCTGGCGAGCTGCTACGGTAATCTCGTCCGCAATCTCGACCAGATTGGCGTGGCCTATGGCCGCCAAGGCCCGGCCCAGCGCCATGCCCGCGGCGTCCGCAACCGGCTCGAGCATTCCAACATGGACGACATCTTCCAGCACGGCGTGCACGAGTTCATCCAGGAATTCATCTCCGACAATTCGCGGTTGGGAGAGATCATCACCAAGCAGTACCTGATCTGAGGGCCCCGCCGCGGCCGAGACTGTGGCCGGGAGACCACTTCCGGCGCTTCGGTGCGCCCCTCGGCCCAGTCGAAGGCCGGCCTGCCCTTTCGAGGGAAGGTGAAACGAGCTACCGCGGTAAGCAACCTTACAAGATCGATCGACCGCCATGCGCCTGCGTATCTCTCATTCCACCACCTATCGCTATGAGCCGGCGGCAACCGGCGTCATCCAGATCATCCGCATGACGCCAGGCAGTCATGACGGCCAATATGTCGCGGAATGGCAGATCGACGTTTCGACCGATTCGCGCCTCGACATGCACGAGGACGCCTTCGGCAACATGACCCATGTGATCACGCATGGGGCACTGCAGGATCTGACCATCACCGCCGAAGGGCTGGTCGAGACGCACGACACCGGCGGCGTGCTGAAGGGAACGGACGAGCGGTTTCCGCCCGTCTTCTTCCTGCGCCAGACCCCACTCACGACCGCCAATGCCGCCATGGCCGCTGTCGTGCGCGACCTGCGCGCGGAATCGGAGAGCGACCAGCTCGGCTTCCTGCACACGCTGATGACGCAGGTCTACGAGCACATGACCTTCGACGAGGACCCGACCAACAGCGGCACCTCGGCCGCGGAGGCGTTCGCCCTGAAACGCGGCGTCTGCCAGGACTATGCGCATATCTTCATCGCCTGCGCCCGCGCCGGCGGCATCCCTGCCCGTTTCGTGTCCGGGCATTTCCTGCGCTCCGATGGTGCAGTGCATCAGCAGGCAGGCCACGCCTGGGCCGAGGCCTATGTGCCCACGCTGGGCTGGGTCGGCTTCGACGCCGCCAACTGCATCTGCACCACCGATGCGCATGTCCGCGTCGCGATCGGGCTCGACTATCTCGGGGCGGCGCCGGTCCGCGGCACGCGCTATGGCGGCGGCCACGAGACACTGACCGTGAAGGTGAAGGTCGAGCAGGTCGGCCGCGGCGGCCAATCGCAATCGCAGTCACAGCGGCAGTCCTGAAATCCGGAACCGCCGCTCCTAGCTAGCCCCACCACCGGTGTCATTCCGGGGCGCGCGGTAGCGCGAGCCCGGAATCCATCGGGCGGCAGAACGCGCGGGAAAATGGATTCCGGGCTCGTGCTGTGCACGCCCCGGAATGACGACCTTTTGTGTAGCGGCCGCTCATCCGGGCAACGGCACTCCCGGTGACATACGCGACCCGATCAGGGTTGGACGAGCCGCCGAATTTCGCTAGTAATTTGCGCACTGGCTCGAGGGGATGACGATGACCTATTGCTGCGGAATTCTGGTGCGTGACGGGCTCGTCATGATCGCCGATACCAGGACCAATGCGGGTCTCGACAACGTCTCGACCTTCCGCAAGCTGCACATCTTCTCTAATCCCGGCGAGCGCATCGTGGCGGTCGCCAGCGCCGGCAATCTCGCCGTCAGCCAGTCGGTGCTCTCGACGCTGACCGAGGGCATGGAAGATCCTGATACGGGCGAGGTCGAGACGCTCATGAATGCGCCCACGATGTTCCAGGCGGCGCAGCGCATCGGCAAGGCGATCCGCATGGTGCACGCGACCGAAGGCCCGGCGCTGAAGGCCGAGGACATCCCCTTCGACGTCTCCTTCCTGTTCGGAGGCCAGATCAAGGGCTCGCGGATGCGGCTGTTCATGGTCTACACCGCCGGCAATTTCATCGAATGCACGACCGACACGCCGTATTTGCAGATCGGCGAGCACAAATACGGCAAGCCGGTGCTCGACCGCGCCATGCATTACGACGTCGAGCTCTACGAGGCGCTCAAAACGGGCCTGATCTCGATGGATTCGACCATGCGCTCCAATCTCGGCGTCGGTCTGCCGATCGACGTGCTGGTGGTGCGCGCGGAGGTCTGCGAGGCCGATCTCAACCACCGCATCGAGGCCGGCGAACCCTATTTTCACGATCTCCGCTCGCGCTGGTCGGCAGCGCTGCGCGCGGCGCACAACAACATCCCAAGGCCGCCCTACAAGACTCAAAGCGAATCCAAACACTGAAACTGCAAAACACTGAAAACACTGAAAACGTAAGGTGAGGAAACATGGCTGAAGCGGCAAAGAAGATCGCGCTGGTGACGGGCGCAGGCACGGGCGTCGGCCGCGCCGCATCGCTGGCGCTGATGAACGCCGGCTTCACCGTGGTGCTGGTCGGGCGCCGCAAGGAGATGCTGGAGGAGACCGCGAAGCTCGGCGTATCGGGCATGAGCCTGCCCGTCACCGCCGACATGACCGATCCCGCCTCGATCGCGGCGCTGTTCGACACGGTCAAGGCGACCTACGGCCGGCTGGATCTGCTGTTCAACAACGCCGGCATGGGTGCGCCGCCGGTGCCGTTCGAGGACCTCACCCTGCAGCAGTGGCAGTCCGTGGTGGCGACCAACCTCACCGCGCCGTTCCTGTGCACGCAGCATGCTTTCCGCATCATGAAGGACCAGTCGCCGCGCGGCGGTCGCATCATCAACAACGGCTCGATCTCGGCGCACGCGCCGCGGCCGTTCTCGTCGCCCTACACCTCGACCAAGCACGCCATCACCGGTCTCACCAAGGCCTCGAATCTCGACGGCCGTGCCTATGACATCGCGGTCGGCCAGGTCGACATCGGCAACGCCGAGACGCCGATGACCGAGCGCATGGTCGGCGGCGTGCTGCAGCCGGATGGCCGCATGATGCCGGAGCCGCGCATGGACGTGAAGGCGGTCGGCGATGCCGTGGCCTACATGGCCTCGCTGCCGCTCGACGCCAACGTCCTCTTCATCACGGTGATGGCCACCAAGATGCCGTTCGTGGGACGGGGGTAGTTCAAGCCCGTAGGGTGGGCAAAGGCGCTGCCGCGCCGTCTCCTCATGCGAGATCGCAATGGCGCCGTGCCCACCGTCTTACTGACGAGTTGGCCGATCGACGGTGGGCACGCTGCCGCCTGACGGCGGCCGCTTTGCCCACCCTACGGCCCTACTCCAGCCGCTCGACCTTGCGCAGGCTGGGAAACAGCTTCATCCAGAGCAGCGCGATGGCGATGGTGCCGACGCCGCCGAGTACGGCGGCCGGCATCGCGCCGAGCAGCGCCGCGGTGACGCCGCTCTCGAACTGGCCGAGCTGGTTGGAGGCGTTGATGAACAGGAAGTTCACGGCGCCGACGCGGCCGCGCATCTCGTTGGGCGTCGCGAGCTGAACGAGTGAGAAGCGGATCACCACGCTGATCGTGTCGGCAGCGCCGAGAATGGCGAGCGCCAAGACCGAGACCCACATCACGTGCGAGACGGCAAAGACGACCGTCGCCGCGCCGAACACGATGACGGCCTGGAACATGCGCAAGCCCACGCGCCGGGTGATGGTGTAGCGCGCCAGCACCGCGGTCATGGCCAGCGCACCGACCGCAGGCGCGGCGCGCAGCACGCCGAGCCCGAACGGTCCGGTCTCGAGAATGTCGCGTGCATAGATCGGCAGCAGCGCCGTCACGCCGCCGAGCAGCACCGCGAACAGGTCGAGCGAGATGGTGCCGAGGATCGCGGGATTGGCGCGGATGAAGCGCACGCCGGCGAACAGGTCGGCCTTGCTGCCGTCGAGCCGCTCGGCCGGCACATCCTCCGGCACCTGCATGGCGCCGGTCAGCACCATGCCCGCGAGCCAGAACAGCATCATGATGCCGTAGGGCAGACCGGGCGCGACCGCATAGGCGAAACCGCCGAGCGCCGGACCGGTGATGGTCGCGAGCTGGGCTGCGCCGCTCGACAACGCGCTGGCCCGCTGCAAGGTCCCCGTCGGCGCGATCAGCGGCAGCAGCGCCGCGGTGGCCGGGCTTTCGAACGCGCCGGTGATGCCGAGCACGAAGGTAGCCGCGAACAGCTGGAATTCGCCGAGCTGGCCGGCAGTGGCGCCCCAGCATAGATAAAGCGCGGTGAGCGCCTCAGTGAGCTGGCAGAGCTGCACGACGCGCTTGCGCTGGAATCGGTCGGCGGCGCTGCCGGCCACGAACACCAGCAGGGCCGTCGGCAGGAACTGGATCAGCCCGACCATGCCGAGGTCGAAGGCGCGCCCGGTGAGATCGTAGATCTGCCAGCCGATCGCCACCGCGGCGATCTGGCTCGCAAAGCGCGACAGGCTGCGCGAGGACAGAAAAAGCAGGAACGCGGCTTGCTTCAGCAAATCGCGCGCGCCGATCGGGACCGTGGACGACATGATGGCGCCTTGCGTGACGCACGCCCATCCGCTTGTCAACGCAGCCCTGAGCATGGCGGCACGGCATTGCGCGGAGCTGTTCCCTGCGCTCATAATGAACCGGGTTCGGGGGATCTGATGCTTCAGCTGCAATCGGCGTTCGGGATCGTCGCGCTGCTTGCGATCGCCTGGGCGCTCGGCGAGAACCGGCGCGCGGTCTCGCTGAGACAGGCGGCGCTCGGGCTCGCGGTGACGATCGTGACCGCGGTGATCCTGCTCAAGGTCCCCACTATCGCCCGCGCGTTCGGCACGATCAACGACGCCGTCGGTGCGATCTCGGCCGCCTCGCGTGCCGGCACCGCCTTCGTGTTCGGCTATGTCGGCGGCGGTGCCTTGCCGTTCGACCTCAAGGCGCCCGGTGCCGATTTCGTCCTCGCCTTTCAGGCGCTTCCGATCGTGCTGGTGATGAGCGTGCTGACGACGCTGCTGTTCTATTGGCGCGTGCTGCCGCCCTTGGTGCGCGGCATGGCCTGGCTCTTGGAGCGCACGCTCGGCGTCGGCGGCGCCGTCGGGCTGTCGACCGCCGCCAACGTCTTCCTCGGCATGGTCGAGGCGCCGCTGTTCATCCGCCCGTACCTGGCGCAGATGACGCGCAGCGAGTTGTTCCTGGTGATGACCGGCGGCATGGCCGGCATCGCCGGCACGGTGCTGGTGCTGTACGCGACCTTGCTGGCGCCGCTGATCCCGGATGCCGCCGCGCATTTCGTCATCGCCTCGGTGCTCGGTGCACCGGCCGCGATCCTGATCAGCCTGATCATGGTGCCGGAAACATCGAAAGATCTCACCGGCGGCGCGCTCGGCGATCCCGACATGCAGGCCTCCTCGACGATGGACGCGATCGTGAAAGGCACCAGCGCCGGGCTCGAACTGCTGATGAACATCATCGCGCTGCTGCTGGTGCTGGTCGCGCTAGTGCATCTCGCCAACGCAATCCTGTCGCTGCTGCCCGCGATCGACGGCGCCGCCATCTCGCTGCAGCGGCTGCTCGGCCTGGTGATGGCGCCGGTGTGCTGGCTGATGGGCCTGCCGTGGTCGCAGGCCGTCACCGCCGGTAGCCTGATGGGCACCAAGACGGTGCTGAACGAGCTGATCGCCTATGTCGAGCTGGCGAAGCTCGACACGACCGTGCTCGATCCACGCGCGCGGTTGATCATGCTCTATGCGATGTGCGGCTTCGCCAACTTCGCCAGCCTCGGCATCATGATCGGCGGCCTCGGCACTATGGCGCCGACACGGCGCGACGAGATCAACGCGCTCGGGCTGAAATCAATCGTCTCGGGCACCCTCACCACCTGCCTGATGGGCGCGATCGTCGGCGTGCTGACGTGAGCTGAATTCGGTCACGCTTGGGCGCAGCAGCGGCGCGACCTTCGCCATGACGTAGTCGGAGCCTTCCGCCGTCAGATGCGCGTGATCGAACGACAGCGGCGCGCCGCCGACCGTCAGCGGACAACGGCGCTGCTCGCAGACCGCGGACAGGATCGAGAGATATGAGACCCCTTCCCCGGTCGGCAGCGCCGCCTGCATCGCCTGATCCAGCGCAAAGATGTCCGAGCGCGTGAACGTCTCGGGATCCGGCGTGACGCCGCGCAGCGTGGCGCGCGCCAGCATCGAGGGCAGCCGCGTGCGAAATTGGACGGAGGGACCGAGCAGGACCACGGGAATGCCGGCGTCATGCAGGCGGGCCAGCGTCTGCCTGAGGTCGCGCACCATGCCGTCGAAACGCGGCGGGCGCGCATTCTCGAGCCAATCCGCCGACATCACCACGAGATCCGGCCGCGCTTGCGCGAAATAGTCGCGCATCTGGCTTGCGAACGCGCGGCAGGATGCGACGCCCTGCGTTTCCGCGCTGAAGGTCGGCATGCAGGTGGGCTGGCTCGCCTGCATGATGTTCACGCTCTCGGCGTCAAGGCTCGCTGTGAGGCCGTGGTAGTAGTGCGCAGCGAAACTGTCGCCCCACAGCAGGATATTGGTCTTGCCGGCAACGAGACGCAGACAGTCGTCGGGAACGCGCCCGTCCGGAGTCGTGAAGCACGAGCCGTAGCGATAGACCGGCTTCATGTCGTAGCTGTTGTAGGCATCGAGCCGCTGCGCGGCGCGATCGGCCTCCGACGTGCTGCCGTTGAGCATCAGGCCAGCGCCGGCGCCCAGCAGCAGCAGCACGCTGGCAGCGGCCGCGAGGCCGAACACGGCCCGCGGTGTCGGCGCGATCGCCTTGGTCCGGAACGGCCGCTCGACGAAGCGCCACGACAGATACGACACCACGACCGTCAGCGCGAACAGCGCGATGCGCTCGGAGCCATCGAGCGCGAGCCCGGGCTTGGCGAAACGGGCGAAGGCGAAGATCGGCCAGTGCCAGAGATAGAGCGAATAGGAGATGCGGCCGACGAACGCGGCGACGTTGAGCGGCGACAGCCGGTGGCGCGGGACGTCGGCGATGCCGGTCCCGCTCCACAGGAACAGCGCCGCGCCGAGACAAGGCGCGAGCGCGTTGACGCCCGGGAAGCCGGGGCCGGGTCGCAGCGCGAAGATCGGCACCGCCATCAGCAGCAGCGACAGCCCGCGCGCGGCCTGCTGCACGAGGCCTGCGCGCGGCGCCGGAAGGGCTGATACGGCCACGAGACTGCCGAGCAGGAATTCCCACGCCCGCGCCGGGCTCATGAAGAAGGCGGTCGCCGACGCGCCCTCGCGCATCAGGATCACGGCAGACGCAAAGGCTGCGAGGGCGAGCCCCCCCAGCGTCAGCGGCAGTACCAGGCGGCGCCCGCGCGCTATCCGCAGCACGGCCCAGACCGCGACGGGCAGCACCAGATAGAACTGCTCCTCGACCGCGAGCGACCAGGTGTGCAGCAGCGGCTTCTCCACCGCCGCATGGTCGAAATAGCCGGCTTGCTGCCAGAAGAAGAGGTTCGAGGTGAAGGTGACGACGGCAGCCGCCGCGCGCAGAAATTCGGCGCGCTCCGAGCTGAGCAGATCGTGCGAGGCCGGGATCGCCGTCAGCGCCACCATCACGTAGAGCGCCGGCAGCAGCCGCCGCACCCGTCGCTCGTAGAAGCGGGCGAAGGAGAAGCGGCCCGCGGCGATCTCCGAAGCGATGATGCCGGTGATCAGATAGCCGGAGATGACGAAGAAAATATCGACGCCGACGAAACCGCCGAAGATCGCGGGCGCCTCGAAATGGAAGCCTGTGACCGCCAGCACCGCGATCGCGCGCAGCCAGTCGATGTCGTCGCGATGAGCTGGATTTGAATCTGGACCTGCGCTTCCACTGACGATGCGTGGCTGCACAAACGCACGCGCACGAGGCGCGGGCATGGTCGCTGAGCGGAGCTGGGCAGCAAGGGGCGGCAACGGGACGAATACGCCTTACACAAGCCCGCGGCGAGCAGGGTACTACCAATCCGCCGCCGGCCCATCCGTCCCTGTGAACCGAGA encodes:
- a CDS encoding MFS transporter; translation: MSSTVPIGARDLLKQAAFLLFLSSRSLSRFASQIAAVAIGWQIYDLTGRAFDLGMVGLIQFLPTALLVFVAGSAADRFQRKRVVQLCQLTEALTALYLCWGATAGQLGEFQLFAATFVLGITGAFESPATAALLPLIAPTGTLQRASALSSGAAQLATITGPALGGFAYAVAPGLPYGIMMLFWLAGMVLTGAMQVPEDVPAERLDGSKADLFAGVRFIRANPAILGTISLDLFAVLLGGVTALLPIYARDILETGPFGLGVLRAAPAVGALAMTAVLARYTITRRVGLRMFQAVIVFGAATVVFAVSHVMWVSVLALAILGAADTISVVIRFSLVQLATPNEMRGRVGAVNFLFINASNQLGQFESGVTAALLGAMPAAVLGGVGTIAIALLWMKLFPSLRKVERLE
- a CDS encoding peptidase, whose protein sequence is MTYCCGILVRDGLVMIADTRTNAGLDNVSTFRKLHIFSNPGERIVAVASAGNLAVSQSVLSTLTEGMEDPDTGEVETLMNAPTMFQAAQRIGKAIRMVHATEGPALKAEDIPFDVSFLFGGQIKGSRMRLFMVYTAGNFIECTTDTPYLQIGEHKYGKPVLDRAMHYDVELYEALKTGLISMDSTMRSNLGVGLPIDVLVVRAEVCEADLNHRIEAGEPYFHDLRSRWSAALRAAHNNIPRPPYKTQSESKH
- a CDS encoding alpha-E domain-containing protein, which translates into the protein MLSRTAENLYWLARYVERAEYLARTIDATLRVTALPAAYIGKTNEWESALMTAGVNVSFYEVYAEANEQNVVEYLSFSQSNPSSIRNCIEGARLNARSVRTALTSEMWDTLNGSWIELQEVWSKGTKTREELARFLRFVQETSLRFDGSAYRTMLRNDAYWFSRLGLHLERADNTARILDVKYHVLLPEEEHVGGPLDYYQWTSILRSVSALTAYHWVYRETLKPWLIADLLMLNDTLPRSLASCYGNLVRNLDQIGVAYGRQGPAQRHARGVRNRLEHSNMDDIFQHGVHEFIQEFISDNSRLGEIITKQYLI
- a CDS encoding transglutaminase family protein is translated as MRLRISHSTTYRYEPAATGVIQIIRMTPGSHDGQYVAEWQIDVSTDSRLDMHEDAFGNMTHVITHGALQDLTITAEGLVETHDTGGVLKGTDERFPPVFFLRQTPLTTANAAMAAVVRDLRAESESDQLGFLHTLMTQVYEHMTFDEDPTNSGTSAAEAFALKRGVCQDYAHIFIACARAGGIPARFVSGHFLRSDGAVHQQAGHAWAEAYVPTLGWVGFDAANCICTTDAHVRVAIGLDYLGAAPVRGTRYGGGHETLTVKVKVEQVGRGGQSQSQSQRQS
- a CDS encoding circularly permuted type 2 ATP-grasp protein, with amino-acid sequence MAVAFDEMNEPDGEVRQAYQELSRWLKETPPDALEYRRQEAELLFRRIGITFAVYGEAEAQERLIPFDVIPRILSGKEWTLLEKGLKQRVKALNMFLRDIYHGREILRANIVPDDLIFQNPVFRPEMNGQDVPHDVYVHIAGIDIVRVDANDFIVLEDNARTPSGVSYMLENREIMMRLFPDLFARHRVAPVERYPDELLSALRSVAPLSASAEPTVALMTPGIYNSAYYEHSFLADKLGIELVEGRDLIVKNDEVFMRTTEGLKRVDVIYRRVDDDFLDPLTFRPDSALGVPGLMAAYAAGNVTLANAVGTGIADDKAIYSYMPDIVKFYLGEEPILKNVQTWRCREPQDLSYVLDHLGELVVKEVHGSGGYGMLIGPAATKATIEAFRDKLKREPEGFIAQPTLALSTCPTCVTSGLAPRHVDLRPFVLTGRDRVTIVPGGLTRVALKEGSLVVNSSQGGGTKDTWVLDE
- a CDS encoding NupC/NupG family nucleoside CNT transporter, coding for MLQLQSAFGIVALLAIAWALGENRRAVSLRQAALGLAVTIVTAVILLKVPTIARAFGTINDAVGAISAASRAGTAFVFGYVGGGALPFDLKAPGADFVLAFQALPIVLVMSVLTTLLFYWRVLPPLVRGMAWLLERTLGVGGAVGLSTAANVFLGMVEAPLFIRPYLAQMTRSELFLVMTGGMAGIAGTVLVLYATLLAPLIPDAAAHFVIASVLGAPAAILISLIMVPETSKDLTGGALGDPDMQASSTMDAIVKGTSAGLELLMNIIALLLVLVALVHLANAILSLLPAIDGAAISLQRLLGLVMAPVCWLMGLPWSQAVTAGSLMGTKTVLNELIAYVELAKLDTTVLDPRARLIMLYAMCGFANFASLGIMIGGLGTMAPTRRDEINALGLKSIVSGTLTTCLMGAIVGVLT
- a CDS encoding SDR family oxidoreductase; protein product: MAEAAKKIALVTGAGTGVGRAASLALMNAGFTVVLVGRRKEMLEETAKLGVSGMSLPVTADMTDPASIAALFDTVKATYGRLDLLFNNAGMGAPPVPFEDLTLQQWQSVVATNLTAPFLCTQHAFRIMKDQSPRGGRIINNGSISAHAPRPFSSPYTSTKHAITGLTKASNLDGRAYDIAVGQVDIGNAETPMTERMVGGVLQPDGRMMPEPRMDVKAVGDAVAYMASLPLDANVLFITVMATKMPFVGRG
- a CDS encoding acyltransferase family protein — its product is MQPRIVSGSAGPDSNPAHRDDIDWLRAIAVLAVTGFHFEAPAIFGGFVGVDIFFVISGYLITGIIASEIAAGRFSFARFYERRVRRLLPALYVMVALTAIPASHDLLSSERAEFLRAAAAVVTFTSNLFFWQQAGYFDHAAVEKPLLHTWSLAVEEQFYLVLPVAVWAVLRIARGRRLVLPLTLGGLALAAFASAVILMREGASATAFFMSPARAWEFLLGSLVAVSALPAPRAGLVQQAARGLSLLLMAVPIFALRPGPGFPGVNALAPCLGAALFLWSGTGIADVPRHRLSPLNVAAFVGRISYSLYLWHWPIFAFARFAKPGLALDGSERIALFALTVVVSYLSWRFVERPFRTKAIAPTPRAVFGLAAAASVLLLLGAGAGLMLNGSTSEADRAAQRLDAYNSYDMKPVYRYGSCFTTPDGRVPDDCLRLVAGKTNILLWGDSFAAHYYHGLTASLDAESVNIMQASQPTCMPTFSAETQGVASCRAFASQMRDYFAQARPDLVVMSADWLENARPPRFDGMVRDLRQTLARLHDAGIPVVLLGPSVQFRTRLPSMLARATLRGVTPDPETFTRSDIFALDQAMQAALPTGEGVSYLSILSAVCEQRRCPLTVGGAPLSFDHAHLTAEGSDYVMAKVAPLLRPSVTEFSSRQHADDRAHQAGGEGARDD